In one Saimiri boliviensis isolate mSaiBol1 chromosome 19, mSaiBol1.pri, whole genome shotgun sequence genomic region, the following are encoded:
- the PSMB4 gene encoding proteasome subunit beta type-4 produces the protein MEAFLGSRSGLWVGGPAPGQFYRIPSTPDSSMDPASALHRGPITRTQNPMVTGTSVLGVKFEGGVVIAADMLGSYGSLARFRNISRIMRVNNSTMLGASGDYADFQYLKQVLGQMVIDEELLGDGHSYSPRAIHSWLTRAMYSRRSKMNPLWNTMVIGGYADGESFLGYVDMLGVAYEAPSLATGYGAYLAQPLLREVLEKQPVLSQTEARELVERCMRVLYYRDARSYNRFQIATVTEKGVEIEGPLSAETNWDIAHMISGFE, from the exons ATGGAAGCGTTTTTGGGGTCGCGGTCCGGACTTTGGGTTGGGGGTCCGGCCCCAGGACAGTTTTACCGCATTCCGTCCACTCCTGATTCCTCGATGGATCCGGCATCCGCACTCCACAGAGGTCCGATCACGCGGACCCA AAACCCCATGGTGACCGGGACCTCAGTCCTCGGCGTTAAGTTCGAGGGCGGAGTGGTGATTGCCGCAGACATGCTGGGATCCTACGGCTCCTTGGCTCGTTTCCGCAACATCTCTCGCATTATGCGAGTCAACAACAGTACCATGCTGGGTGCCTCTGGGGACTACGCTGATTTCCAGTATTTGAAGCAAGTTCTCGGCCAGATGGT GATTGATGAGGAGCTGCTGGGAGATGGACACAGCTATAGTCCTAGGGCTATTCATTCATGGCTGACCCGGGCCATGTACAGCCGGCGCTCGAAGATGAACCCTCTGTGGAATACCATGGTCATCGGAGGCTATGCTGATGGAGAGAG CTTCCTCGGTTATGTGGACATGCTGGGTGTAGCCTACGAAGCCCCTTCACTGGCCACTGGTTATGGTGCATACTTGGCTCAG CCTCTGCTGCGAGAAGTTCTGGAGAAGCAGCCAGTGCTGAGCCAGACTGAGGCCCGAGAGCTAGTAGAACGCTGCATGCGAGTGCTATACTACCGAGATGCCCGTTCTTACAACCGG TTTCAAATCGCCACTGTAACCGAAAAAGGTGTTGAAATAGAGGGACCACTGTCTGCAGAGACCAACTGGGATATTGCCCACATGATCAG tGGCTTTGAATGA